A window from Telopea speciosissima isolate NSW1024214 ecotype Mountain lineage chromosome 8, Tspe_v1, whole genome shotgun sequence encodes these proteins:
- the LOC122672085 gene encoding uncharacterized protein LOC122672085, which translates to MEVCGSLKGRFKCKFCNKEYASGISRVKYHLACLKGNDVGICSNVPDDVHVEALRALSNKKAKTGESSTACNVGTSQSPLDSREHIGQSSSLQQPSVDGMFKQKSKDEVDDDLARCFFFNNISFNVIQTPSFIQMIRFASCYGPSYAIPSYSTLRTKLVQRARKDIEGYVASVKESWSTTGCTIMSGIWTEMKERSFINVIAYSPKGAVFLNSFECSDSSKTGLFLREILEPIIEEIGTEKVVQLISDNTSNYEVAISLIWRNIHTFIG; encoded by the coding sequence ATGGAAGTATGTGGAAGTTTAAAAGGGCGTTTCAAATGTAAATTTTGTAACAAGGAGTATGCAAGTGGTATTTCAAGAGTGAAATATCATTTAGCTTGCTTGAAGGGAAATGATGTTGGGATATGTAGCAATGTGCCTGATGATGTCCATGTTGAGGCACTCCGTGCATTAAGTAATAAGAAAGCTAAGACTGGGGAAAGTTCCACTGCATGTAATGTTGGAACTTCACAAAGCCCCCTAGATAGTAGAGAACATATAGGTCAgtcttcaagtcttcaacaaCCAAGTGTAGATGGAATGTTTAAACAGAAAAGCAAGGATGAAGTTGATGATGATTTGGCTCgttgtttcttttttaataacATTTCCTTCAATGTTATTCAAACTCCTAGTTTCATTCAGATGATACGTTTTGCTTCTTGTTATGGTCCAAGTTATGCCATACCTAGTTATTCTACATTGAGGACCAAATTGGTACAAAGGGCGAGGAAGGATATTGAAGGATATGTTGCTTCAGTTAAGGAGTCATGGTCTACTACAGGATGCACTATTATGTCTGGCATATGGACTGAAATGAAAGAACGTTCCTTCATTAATGTTATTGCATATTCACCCAAGGGGGCTGTTTTCCTCAACTCTTTTGAGTGCTCTGATTCTTCTAAGACTGGACTATTTCTTAGAGAAATACTTGAGCCTATAATAGAGGAAATTGGAACAGAGAAAGTTGTTCAACTTATCTCAGATAACACTTCCAACTATGAGGTTGCAATCTCTTTGATATGGAGAAATATCCACACATTCATAGGATAA